Proteins encoded by one window of Dermochelys coriacea isolate rDerCor1 chromosome 13, rDerCor1.pri.v4, whole genome shotgun sequence:
- the LOC119842201 gene encoding ribonuclease-like — translation MQLRARQTRSQDISGEAFPGKVDAGPGAATAVKGPHPMLLLALVLLAGWLAQLGQGASYPQFLRQHVDNPKTRARDDRTYCNMMMRRRRMASPCKHTNTFIHAPASQLQDICGRAGRRVGRNLHNSNNRYRITTCRLARRSTRPPCNYRGASSIRRIRVACVRRLPVHYDRTL, via the exons atgcagctgcGAGCAAGGCAAACGCGATCCCAGGACATATCTGGCGAGGCATTTCCAGGaaag GTAGATGCCGGGCCAGGTGCAGCAACGGCTGTGAAGGGACCCCACCCaatgctgctgctggccctggtgctgctggctggctggttggCCCAGCTTGGCCAAGGAGCCAGCTACCCGCAGTTCCTGAGGCAGCACGTTGACAACCCCAAGACCAGGGCTCGGGATGACCGGACCTATTGCAACATGATGATGCGGCGCCGGCGCATGGCCAGCCCCTGCAAACACACCAACACCTTCATCCATGCCCCCGCCAGCCAGCTCCAAGACATCTGTGGCCGGGCGGGCCGGCGCGTCGGCCGCAACCTGCACAACAGCAACAACCGCTATCGCATCACCACCTGCCGACTGGCTAGGAGGTCAACCCGCCCGCCCTGCAACTACCGAGGGGCCAGCAGCATCCGTCGGATCCGCGTGGCTTGTGTCAGGAGGCTGCCCGTGCACTATGACAGGACCCTCTAG